The DNA sequence ATTATGCCGAAGTTTCTGCGAGCTTGCCCGCGAGCGGCTCGTCCGGCTTTACTAAACTGCCTCGCGCGGCGGAGAATGGTTGTTTGCCCGAACGCCCGCCGCGCCGTCTGCCGCGGGCACGCAATAATCAATCAGCCCGGAAAGAGGATGCTCCTATGCCTGCGAGCGGTGAACTGATCCGCATGATGAACTACGCCGACGACATGATGACCACGCTGCGCCGCATCATCGCCAGCATTCCGTTCATGAACGAAGAGGAAAAGAAGCGCCTTGCCGAATACATGCGCAAGGGGACGGCTGAGGTCGAAGCCGTGATCCAGCGCCTGGAAAAAGAGGCTAAGTAAATGGAGGTGCGCACGGTCGCGGTGATCGGGGCCGGGATCATGGGGCGCGGCATTGCCCACGCCGCTGCGCTCGGGGGGTATCGCACCATCCTGGAGGACATCTTGCCCAGCGCGTTGCGACGCGCCGGCGACGAAATCCGCGCCAATTTCGACAAGGCGGTCGAACTGGGCAAAGTGACGGCGGAAGACGCCAGGAACGCGATCGGCCGCATCGAGTACGCGGGAGCGGTGGAGGAGGCCGCGCGCGCCGCCGACCTGGTGATCGAAGCGGTTCCGGAAGAGATGGAGTCAAAGATCGAGATTTTTACGCTGCTGGACAAGATCTGCCGCCCGGAAACCATTCTTGCCTCAAACACCTCCTCGCTCAGCGTCACCGAGATCGCTTCCGTCACCTACCGTCCGAAGAAATGCGTCGGCATGCATTTCTTTAATCCGGTGCACAAGATGAAGCTGCTGGAGATTGTGCGCGCGCTGGAAACTTCCGACGACACGCTCTCGACCGCCGCAGAGGTTGGCCGCCGCATGCGGAAAGACGTGGTGGTGATCCGGGAATCGCCGGGGTTCATTACCAGCCGCATCAACGCCATGATTGGCAACGAGGCCTTTTACATGCTGCAGGAAGGCATTGCCACGGCGGAGGACATCGACAAGGCGATGAAGCTCGGCCTCAACCACCCGATGGGTCCATTTGAGCTGGTGGACCTGG is a window from the Terriglobales bacterium genome containing:
- a CDS encoding 3-hydroxyacyl-CoA dehydrogenase NAD-binding domain-containing protein, with the protein product MEVRTVAVIGAGIMGRGIAHAAALGGYRTILEDILPSALRRAGDEIRANFDKAVELGKVTAEDARNAIGRIEYAGAVEEAARAADLVIEAVPEEMESKIEIFTLLDKICRPETILASNTSSLSVTEIASVTYRPKKCVGMHFFNPVHKMKLLEIVRALETSDDTLSTAAEVGRRMRKDVVVIRESPGFITSRINAMIGNEAFYMLQEGIATAEDIDKAMKLGLNHPMGPFELVDLVGLDTRLHILEYLHKMLGEKYRPAPLLVQYVKAGRLGRKAGRGVYTYSEQTVGPAAVKEKSATD